In Desulfallas thermosapovorans DSM 6562, the genomic window CAGTACGTAAGCAGGTGCAGGAACAGGTAACGGATCCAAACAAGCGTGAACAGATATTAAAAAATCTGGTGGATGAAACCACATTCGACCTGGTCAAGCACGGGGATTTAGATAAAGCAAAGGAGCGGGTAAATAATGTCTGTTATATCAATCGGTGTCAATCATAAAACTGCTCCGGTGGAGATTAGGGAGAAACTATCCTTTTCTGATAATTCATTGCCGGATGCCTTGGCCAGGCTGCTTGACCAACCGGTAATTTTGGGTTGCGTAATTATTTCCACCTGTAACCGTACTGAGATTTATGCCCATGTTACTGATATTGAAAGCGGCATAGAAACTATTAGAAGTTTTTTACAACATAAATCGGGCGTTGAGGCGTCAATGATTAAAAAGTACACCTATGCCTTTACACAGCATAAAACAGCCCGGCATTTATTCCGAGTAGCAGCCGGGCTGGATTCTATGCTGTTGGGTGAAACCCAGATATTGGGCCAAGTAAGAACGGCTTACCATCTTGCCCAAGAGTATAAAGCCACGGACAAAGTTATCAATACTTTATTTAAACATGCCATCACTGTGGGCAAGCGAGCGCGTACCGAAACAGGCATCGACCAGCATGCCGTTTCCATCAGCTATGCTGCGGTTGAACTGGCCAAGCAAATTTTTCACGATCTTACCGGCAGGTCAGTATTGGTTATCGGTGCCGGTAAAATGAGTGAATTGACCGCCAAGCATTTAGTTGCCAACGGTGTTTCAGGGGTCATCGTCTCCAACCGCTCCCATGACCGGGCCGAGTGCCTGGCCCGCCAGTTTGGTGGCCGGGCTGTTAAATTCG contains:
- the hemA gene encoding glutamyl-tRNA reductase encodes the protein MSVISIGVNHKTAPVEIREKLSFSDNSLPDALARLLDQPVILGCVIISTCNRTEIYAHVTDIESGIETIRSFLQHKSGVEASMIKKYTYAFTQHKTARHLFRVAAGLDSMLLGETQILGQVRTAYHLAQEYKATDKVINTLFKHAITVGKRARTETGIDQHAVSISYAAVELAKQIFHDLTGRSVLVIGAGKMSELTAKHLVANGVSGVIVSNRSHDRAECLARQFGGRAVKFDELHRYLEAADIVISCTAATHYVVRASDVQSALSPKPNKKIMMIDIAVPRDIDPAVGKIPGVTLYDIDDLQNVVDNNLMERKRAAIMAEGIIEEQVDEFVQWLDMQYVIPTVSALKKRGEEIKEREMARALGKLGNISEHDRKVIGSMANNIVNQLLHTPVTRLKEYALTEQGPLYKEAMEELFCLDDVDYLVTPNGHTNVKQSTKVGKHGKAQASQPKRRASIEGYLA